Proteins found in one Coffea eugenioides isolate CCC68of chromosome 5, Ceug_1.0, whole genome shotgun sequence genomic segment:
- the LOC113771881 gene encoding uncharacterized protein LOC113771881 — protein sequence MPRAKRARREVTREQIEAIEPSRKDSRTEHPEPFRRFSRGELSPRKEQHQVRDELDLLLDPEADRYIASPFVPEIEDYPLPAKFKIPSMKSYDATTDSEDHLFAFLTQMRLQTAADAVRYKTFPMFLEGKARQWFQGLPPRSIQSFTQLARLFSAQFVSSRAFSKSTAHLMTIQQRPEEFLREYLVSFNNESLQVRDRDDKVVMTAFINGLRKQKLYTELVERPPKSVREMLDRAHKKANAEEANA from the coding sequence ATGCCTCGGGCGAAGAGGGCGCGCAGGGAGGTCACGCGTGAACAGATCGAGGCCATTGAACCATCCCGCAAGGACTCCAGAACTGAGCACCCGGAGCCTTTCCGGAGGTTCTCAAGGGGAGAGCTCTCCCCCCGAAAAGAGCAACACCAGGTACGAGATGAGTTGGACCTGCTGTTGGACCCTGAGGCCGACCGGTACATTGCTTCCCCCTTCGTGCCCGAAATTGAAGATTACCCGCTGCCCGCAAAGTTTAAAATTCCCAGCATGAAGTCCTACGATGCAACCACGGATTCGGAGGACCACCTGTTCGCCTTCCTGACGCAGATGCGCCTGCAAACTGCCGCGGATGCGGTCAGATACAAAACCTTCCCGATGTTCTTAGAGGGAAAGGCACGTCAGTGGTTCCAGGGACTTCCCCCCAGGTCAATCCAGTCTTTCACCCAGCTCGCGCGATTGTTCTCGGCACAGTTCGTTTCGTCGCGAGCTTTCTCCAAAAGTACAGCTCACCTGATGACTATTCAGCAAAGGCCGGAGGAGTTCCTGCGTGAATATTTGGTAAGTTTTAACAACGAGTCCCTCCAGGTCCGTGACCGAGACGACAAGGTGGTCATGACCGCCTTCATCAACGGCCTGCGTAAGCAGAAGTTATATACCGAGCTCGTTGAGAGACCTCCCAAGTCAGTTCGGGAGATGCTGGACCGAGCTCATAAGAAGGCAAACGCTGAGGAGGCCAATGCCTGA
- the LOC113770503 gene encoding polyphenol oxidase I, chloroplastic-like, translating to MASLSTPLQSSTAYSSSSTLSSCPFSIKPSQFYLSAKRNYHQFTVSCKNNESHEQVNNLDRRDVLLGLGGLYGASNLIINPFAMAAPIAAPEITKCGPPADLPSGAVVTDNCCPPVPGKVIDYKLPPPPKVNRFRPAAHLVKKDYIEKLNKAVELMKALPADDPRNFTQQANVHCAYCNGAYVQSGSDQEIQVHNSWLFFPFHRWYLYFYERILGKLIGDPSFGLPFWNWDNIGGMTLPSIFQDQSSALYNQNRNQSHLPPTVVDLGYNGTDTDATDIERIKNNLAIMYRQMVTNSTTAKDFFGKEYRAGDAPSPGAGSIEAIPHIPIHRWVGDPRQTNGEDMGNFYSAGRDIVFYSHHANVDRMWTIWQQLGGKRKEVADPDWLNSSFIFYDENAQPVRVKVGDCFSNDKMGYIYQKVDIPWVKNKPVARVTKSRVAFTSGAPPADKVFPGPLNKTVKVLVKRPKLSRSKKQKEEEEERLVVSGIEFSMDKYVKFDVFINDEDDNPNDFAKSEYVGSFAHLPHKVKGDMKVKTTQTFELTEILEDLDVEEDDALLVTLVPKSKTALTIDSIKIEVAA from the coding sequence ATGGCATCTCTTTCAACTCCCCTTCAAAGCTCCACTGCctactcctcctcctccactcTGTCCTCCTGCCCTTTCTCTATCAAGCCATCACAGTTTTACCTCAGTGCCAAACGTAACTATCATCAGTTCACGGTTTCATGCAAAAACAATGAAAGCCATGAACAAGTTAACAATCTTGATAGGAGGGATGTGCTTTTGGGCTTGGGTGGCCTTTATGGCGCCTCAAACCTCATCATCAACCCTTTTGCCATGGCAGCTCCTATAGCCGCCCCAGAAATCACCAAATGCGGTCCACCGGCGGACTTACCTTCAGGAGCAGTTGTCACTGACAATTGCTGTCCGCCGGTGCCCGGCAAAGTCATTGACTACAAACTCCCTCCACCACCTAAGGTGAACCGTTTTAGGCCAGCTGCTCATTTGGTCAAGAAAGACTACATTGAAAAACTTAACAAGGCGGTCGAGCTCATGAAAGCTCTGCCAGCTGATGATCCCCGTAATTTTACCCAACAAGCAAATGTTCATTGCGCTTATTGCAACGGTGCCTACGTCCAATCAGGCTCTGATCAAGAAATTCAAGTCCATAACTCGTGGctattctttccttttcatAGATGGTATTTGTACTTCTATGAAAGAATCTTGGGAAAGCTAATAGGCGATCCCAGTTTTGGACTGCCCTTTTGGAACTGGGACAACATTGGTGGTATGACCCTACCGTCCATATTTCAGGACCAATCGTCAGCACTGTATAACCAAAATCGTAACCAAAGTCATCTGCCACCAACAGTCGTGGACTTGGGGTATAATGGTACGGATACAGATGCAACAGACATAGAAAGGATAAAAAACAATTTGGCGATCATGTACCGTCAAATGGTCACTAATTCCACCACTGCCAAAGATTTTTTTGGAAAGGAATACCGGGCCGGCGATGCGCCCAGCCCTGGTGCAGGGTCCATCGAGGCCATTCCCCATATCCCAATCCACAGGTGGGTCGGCGATCCAAGGCAGACAAATGGTGAAGATATGGGTAATTTCTACTCAGCTGGAAGAGATATTGTGTTCTATAGCCATCATGCAAATGTGGACCGGATGTGGACAATTTGGCAACAATTGGGAGGTAAAAGGAAGGAGGTCGCCGATCCAGATTGGCTGAATTCTTCCTTCATTTTCTACGATGAAAATGCTCAGCCTGTCCGCGTGAAAGTTGGTGATTGTTTTAGCAATGATAAAATGGGATATATTTACCAAAAGGTGGATATTCCTTGGGTTAAGAATAAGCCCGTGGCCCGGGTGACAAAATCTAGAGTGGCTTTCACTTCCGGGGCACCACCAGCCGATAAGGTCTTCCCGGGACCCCTTAACAAGACCGTGAAAGTGTTGGTCAAGAGGCCCAAATTATCAAGAAGCAAGAAGcaaaaggaggaggaggaagagagaTTGGTGGTGTCCGGGATCGAGTTTTCCATGGACAAGTATGTTAAGTTTGATGTTTTCATTAATGATGAAGATGATAATCCAAACGATTTTGCTAAGTCCGAGTATGTTGGGAGCTTTGCACATTTGCCACACAAGGTTAAAGGTGACATGAAAGTTAAGACTACTCAAACCTTTGAGTTGACTGAGATTTTGGAGGACTTAGATGTTGAAGAAGACGATGCCCTGTTGGTGACTTTGGTGCCAAAGTCCAAAACTGCTCTTACCATTGATAGCATCAAGATTGAGGTTGCTGCTTGA